In one window of Oceanispirochaeta sp. M1 DNA:
- a CDS encoding ankyrin repeat domain-containing protein has protein sequence MKHKIFFLIAFLSTVMMLTSCMSIQYQPSEEEKSLAAAVLIKDTAGVERMLKNGVTPNASGVSGLTVLSTAINNSDLEMAGLLLSYGAGINMTDNDGNTSLFYAKKPNIQQWLIEKGIDIQIVSKKERTAFEVWCTESATVLSEAQKKEYMDILKSQKIAITKEQMEELFWVSKDDIIQTIKLFTTSGYDLNATHNGSEDTALILTSRADNYLLMEELLNAGADAQIDNKIGDDPLNIIASYPESKHSNAEYKRIVTALLAHGAEINGIDRYGNTPLCNAAKINHQARVLILLSMKDCGVNVPGEFGATALFKTNNFPIVKDLVAAGAEIDFENNGGSTPLFMQLNVDSVKYLIKLGADVNHINNYEENILIHNMLSANKSYSMTNDYDRIKNEFIGKFEVLVAAGIDMNHEEEKYGFTALGLARKVPFVEFVSLFEKAGARK, from the coding sequence ATGAAACACAAAATATTTTTTCTTATCGCCTTTCTATCTACAGTAATGATGCTGACATCATGTATGAGCATCCAATATCAACCATCAGAAGAAGAAAAATCCCTGGCAGCGGCTGTTCTTATCAAAGATACTGCCGGTGTTGAAAGGATGCTTAAAAATGGGGTTACTCCGAATGCAAGCGGAGTAAGCGGCTTAACTGTATTAAGCACTGCTATAAACAACAGCGACCTTGAAATGGCCGGTCTCCTCCTCTCCTACGGCGCCGGTATAAACATGACTGACAATGATGGAAATACATCGCTTTTTTATGCAAAAAAGCCGAATATTCAGCAATGGCTTATTGAAAAAGGGATTGATATTCAGATAGTGTCAAAAAAAGAGCGAACTGCCTTTGAAGTGTGGTGTACCGAATCTGCTACCGTTTTATCTGAAGCCCAGAAAAAAGAATATATGGATATTCTTAAATCACAGAAAATAGCAATTACAAAAGAACAGATGGAAGAGCTGTTCTGGGTAAGCAAAGATGATATTATTCAAACAATCAAACTGTTTACCACCTCAGGTTATGATCTTAATGCAACACACAACGGTAGCGAAGACACAGCTCTCATCCTCACGTCCAGGGCAGATAATTATTTATTAATGGAAGAATTACTCAATGCTGGTGCTGACGCGCAGATTGACAATAAGATCGGCGATGATCCACTCAATATCATTGCTTCATATCCAGAGAGCAAACACAGCAATGCCGAATACAAGAGAATCGTTACAGCACTGCTGGCCCATGGTGCAGAGATTAATGGAATTGACCGTTACGGAAATACCCCCTTATGTAATGCGGCTAAGATTAATCATCAGGCACGTGTTCTGATACTCCTTTCTATGAAAGACTGCGGGGTAAATGTTCCCGGCGAGTTCGGTGCAACGGCATTGTTTAAAACAAATAATTTTCCAATAGTAAAAGATCTTGTAGCTGCAGGGGCAGAGATTGATTTTGAAAATAATGGGGGCTCTACCCCGCTTTTCATGCAACTCAATGTCGATTCGGTAAAATACCTTATCAAGCTGGGGGCGGATGTCAATCATATCAACAATTATGAGGAAAATATCCTGATTCACAACATGCTTTCGGCCAATAAGTCTTATTCTATGACCAATGATTATGATAGGATAAAGAATGAATTTATAGGAAAATTTGAAGTGCTTGTGGCTGCCGGTATTGATATGAATCACGAAGAGGAAAAGTATGGGTTTACAGCCTTGGGTCTTGCCCGCAAGGTTCCTTTTGTGGAATTTGTCAGCCTTTTCGAAAAGGCCGGAGCCAGGAAATAG